DNA sequence from the Thermodesulfobacteriota bacterium genome:
CTACACAGGAGTTGGTGGTGCCCAAGTCGATTCCGATGATCTTTCCCATGCCAGTGTCTCCACGTATAAGATGTATAAGATGATCGTATCCTTCGCAGCCGGCCGCGCTTCCTCTGGCCGGACCTAGCAGCCCTTCTTGGAAACCACCACCCGGGCCGGCCGGATGACCCGCTCCTTGAACTGATAGCCCTTCTGGAATTCCCGCAGCACGTGGCTGGGGGGCAGCTCATCCGTGGCCTCCACGGTCATTGCCTCGTGCCGGTGGGGGTCGAACGGCTGGCCCAGGCTGACGATGGCAGAAAGCCCCAGGCGCTCCAGGGTGGCCATGAGCCCCTGGCGGGTCAGCTCGACGCCATCGAGCAGGGCCTGGGCGCCGCCCTCCTGGCCCTGCGCCAACGCCCGCTCCAGGTTGTCGATGGCGGGCAGGATCTCCCGCATGAAGCTTTCTTCCGCGTAATCCTGGCGGAGCGCCGCTTCCCGGGCCAGCCGCTTCTTCGAGTTCTCGAACTCGGCGGCCATCCGCAGCAGCCGGTCCTTCTCCTCGGCCAGCTGGTGCTCCAGGGCCTGGATCCGGGCCGCGCTCTCCTCTGTCGGTGCCTCCTCGACCGCCTGGACGGCTGCCGCCTCGGGCGCCAGCTCTTCAGTCCGCTCCTCCTCCACCACAGATGGCCTCCTTAGAAGATGTATCGTGCTGCCGTCGGACCTGACGGCGGTCGTTCCTCCGGCTCCTGATGCGGGGCGCCGGCTGGACGGCTGTGTCCTGGCCCCGCGGGCAAAACTGCCCGAACCGTAAGCATGGCCCCCAGGGTTGTCAAGGCACGGGAGGGCCTGTCCGTGGCTCCGGCGGCAGGGTTTGCGCCAGGCGGCTGATCGGCCAGCCTCGGGGCGGGATGGGCCGAGAAGGGCGAACCGCCGCATGTCCAACCAGGGGTTTCCAAGGTTGAAGGGACCGGTCGTTGCCGCTTCGGGTCAGTTCTGCCGGCCCCTTCTCCGGTTGGACATCCCTTGTTCGAGAATCGACATTCGGTCGGGGTGGCAAGCGGAGGAGGGCGGGGCCGCGGGCTCAGACCTTGAAAACGTAGTAGCGCAGCCAGACGTAGGCGGTGGAGATGA
Encoded proteins:
- the grpE gene encoding nucleotide exchange factor GrpE; translated protein: MVEEERTEELAPEAAAVQAVEEAPTEESAARIQALEHQLAEEKDRLLRMAAEFENSKKRLAREAALRQDYAEESFMREILPAIDNLERALAQGQEGGAQALLDGVELTRQGLMATLERLGLSAIVSLGQPFDPHRHEAMTVEATDELPPSHVLREFQKGYQFKERVIRPARVVVSKKGC